Genomic segment of Candidatus Marsarchaeota archaeon:
GCTTATGCGCCTTAGCACAGCGCTTTCGCTCATCGAAAAATTACAGGCAACGTGCCGTAGGATAAGGACCTGCTTCGGTTTCAGCTTTTTTATGCGACAGCGCTTAGGCTGGATGCAGCTATATGCGCTGTCGGTAGCCAGCGGCAGTCATGCACCTTCGCCATAGTCACCATCTTCCGTCATGCTTAATGGACATAATAATATTTAAAGCGGTTGGTCAGTTTTTACCGAGCTGCAATTGATTCTGCAGGCATGTTACGTCTCCTTGTATCGCCATGGCCAAAAAAACACTTCCGACGTCAAGGTGTCAGAGTCTAATGCAGCCCTGCCAAAATACGTCAGGGCAATTTCATTTTAACTGCCTTGGCAAACAGGCTTTTGAACCTGGGCGCATACGCCTTCAAATAGCCTGAGAGTTTCTCGCGGTTGGCAGTGCGCTTCAGCTCTTTGAGAACGTCTTTCCTAAGGTAGTGCTTGAAGTATACGAAATCGATGAGTGTTTTTTCAATGTCTGACACAGGAATCCAAAAGTCATAGTACTTGACGAGCTCGTACCCAAAAAACAGCTCCTTGTCAATCCTCTGCACTACGTAATTGTTTCCCAAGAACGTCCTTAACCCAGTCCTGACTTTCCTAGGGGTTATGACGACAGGGTTTGTGCCTTGCTCCCATAGTTTTCTTATTGTGAGGGCATTCTCAAGGCCGTAGTAAAAGGGCTGGAAGGCGAAGCCGACCGTAGTCATGTCATTGTGGAGCGTGTATACCCCCTTTGTTATCCTGGACAGCTTGCCGTCATGCATCAGGTAGTTGATAAGCCTCTTGAGGTATGCGTCACTTATGCCTTTTGGTTTTAGAGCTGTCCTGATGTCTGTAAGCGTCGCTACTGGAAAGCCGGGGTCGCTGAAATGCTCCAAAACAAATCTTATATACTTCAAGAGAAACGCCCCCTTATGTGCTCAACCATGTTCCTGAACGAGGGCACGGGCCCGGCATAGATCAGCGCTGCAAGGTCCTTCTCATTGACGGGCTTCTCTATCCTATCGGTAAACGCAAGCACTTTGCCCCTTATGCTGCGTGTGTCCTTGACGTAATCGCTGAGTATATACATGTCGTAGATGTCACGTATGAATCTCCGGTCGGAGTACGCTGCCATCTTCTCGAGTATCAGCTCTTCTGCAGAGAGCGCCAGCACCTCGGTGTACGTGCCGTCGACCTTCTCGAATCTCATTGCTACGGGATGCAAACCCTTTTTCGCGTAGTTCATTTCCACCTTAAGGTATGCGCCCTCGAACGAGAACGCCATGAAAATCAGATTTCTGGTGTCTTTTATCTTTTCCACCCTCACGCCCTGGGCGGTTGCGACAGATAGAATACTCCCCTTCAGCTCCTTGAGCTCTTTTTTGGACGAAACGTACGCGTCTATGTCATATGATAGCCTGCTACCGGAGAAGCAACGCCATATTGCCGTACCTCCATGCAGCACAATCCTGCTGTCGGCTTGGTACAGCGCTGTTACTACCATGTCCTGGAACTTCGCGAGATCTTGGTATTCGCGTCTCTTCAGCAGCTTTATTATTGGTAGGTCCATATGAAAACCTAAGTTACAATTAAATGTAACTTAAGTTATAAATATTTTTCTATGCCCCATGCAGACGCCTAGATAAGGAATGCTTTTAGCAGCAGCGCTCTAGTTAGTCTGTTCCTTGGCGAACAGGTGCGCCGTTCCTTAGTCTGAGGGCCCTACTCATCATCTTGTCAACACTCAGCCCTTCTGCCTGGTTTCCAGACAGAACTCAGCCACCTTCACCATGTTCTTTGCCATTTCAGTTATAAGGTAGACTTCCAGCCTGTCGAACCCCTTCGTTATGGCACTGAATATTTTGTCGCGCTCCTCTATTGCCAACTCGAGGGCACCGAAGTTGCCTTCAAAGGCAGACATGCACAGCTCCAGCTCCTTGTCAAGCTCGTCGAACACCCCCAGGCTGGCTCTCGCAACGGGCCTCTGCGAGAGTTCATATATCTCGTCTGCGACCAGTTCCAGCAGCTGGAAGACATCGAAGTACTTTACCGCATTCTTGCCTTCGGCTATGTTGGCATACCTCACTCCCAGGGTAAAGAACCGATTGACGGATTCCTCTGCGTACGCGATGCCTGCCCTCTCGCCTTTGCCCATCTGCATCAACTCGTCAGTTATTATTGATTTCAGTCTAACCAGAATCTTGTCCGGGGTTACTTCCTTCATCTCCGTGAAGTCGGCAAGCACGATGGACTTGCTTGACCTGCTCATTACCTCAAATCCTGGGCAGAACGATTTTGCAGTCTCTTGTATCGACTTGAACTGCTCGTCGGCGTTGTCGCTCTTTGAACGGACAGTTAGCTTCTTGACGCCTGACCTGTAGTACAGGCCGGCCCAGCGCCCCGCAACCTCGGGGCTCACCTTTGAATCTAAGGTCAGCTCCGCCTCCTTGTTTATCTTGGACCCGGCAGCTACTACGAGATTCCCGGAATCATCCTCATATACCGACAGGCTCTTATCTGCTGAGATGCCGCTCGCTTCGACCCATGCCTTTGGCAGCACCATCGCCCAGCTCCTGTCGCCGAACTTGAAGATATGTTTCTCCATATTATATATACTATATGTTAGTATATATATATTATATAGCCAAATTATATATATTTGAATAAACGCTATAGTACTGGTGTGTGTATGGAAAAAGAAACGCGAGAAAAACTTGATGCGGCAAAAGACGGAAGAAAGAATGGTGGTGCACCAGAGATATTTACATTAAGCCCAAAGCAAGAAATCCTCAGATACAGTATAATAGCAAGGACAACGACAGATCCAGAAGTTTTAGAAAAGCTCGCAGACAAAAAGGAATTTGAAATAGTATTTGATATAGTTCATAACAAGAACGTTGGATCGAAGGCACTTGCTAAGCTCGCGACTTACAAATCGGAAATTATAAGGGAAGAGGTTGCAGAGAACGAAAAGACACCAGTTTCAGTTTTAGAGTCTCTCGCGCATGATGAAAGCCCTAACGTGCGCTGGCATCTTGCCATGAATCCGAAGACACCAAAAGCAATTCTAGAGGTGTTATCTTC
This window contains:
- a CDS encoding type IV toxin-antitoxin system AbiEi family antitoxin domain-containing protein — protein: MKYIRFVLEHFSDPGFPVATLTDIRTALKPKGISDAYLKRLINYLMHDGKLSRITKGVYTLHNDMTTVGFAFQPFYYGLENALTIRKLWEQGTNPVVITPRKVRTGLRTFLGNNYVVQRIDKELFFGYELVKYYDFWIPVSDIEKTLIDFVYFKHYLRKDVLKELKRTANREKLSGYLKAYAPRFKSLFAKAVKMKLP
- a CDS encoding nucleotidyl transferase AbiEii/AbiGii toxin family protein — protein: MDLPIIKLLKRREYQDLAKFQDMVVTALYQADSRIVLHGGTAIWRCFSGSRLSYDIDAYVSSKKELKELKGSILSVATAQGVRVEKIKDTRNLIFMAFSFEGAYLKVEMNYAKKGLHPVAMRFEKVDGTYTEVLALSAEELILEKMAAYSDRRFIRDIYDMYILSDYVKDTRSIRGKVLAFTDRIEKPVNEKDLAALIYAGPVPSFRNMVEHIRGRFS